AAACACCTGACAGTAAGTTCAACATCCTTAACAGTTTTCGTTTTGTAGCGGCAAAAGGTAAAAGTATGCCGGAAGTTTCCGAACAAGAATATAGTCACCAACGCCTCCAGCAGGTTAACGATGCCCTCGATAGCGGTATGTTTGTCTATGTCCGCAAGTTATTGCAAGACATGCCAGCTTACGACCTTGCCTTACTTTTAGAGTCATCTCCGACCAAAAGCCGTATGGCTCTTTGGCAGTTAATTGATGCCGATCATCATGGTGATGTTCTTGAAGAGCTAAACGAAGAAGTTCGAAAAGGTATTCTAAAAAACATAAATCCAGAAAAACTAGCTGCTGTTGCAGAAGGGATGGATGTTGATGATTTAGCCGAAGTTTTTCGAACATTACCTGACAGTGTTTACCAAGAAGTGCTTAACGCGATGGACTGGCAAGATCGCAGTCGTGTAGAAGCAGCACTTTCATTCGAGGAAGACACAGCCGGCGGTATTATGAATACCGATACTATATCCATTCGTCCTGATGTGACAGTGGATGTGGTGTTACGTTACTTACGCTTACGGGGTGAGTTACCCGAAGCGACTGACTCTTTCTATGTTGTTGACCGTGAAGATCATTTCATCGGCGCTGTTTCATTATCATCCATAGTAACAGCGAAAGCAGAAACCATTATTTCTAGCCTCATAGATAAAGATATTCAGGCAATTACTGCTGATATGAATGAAAAAGATGTCGCGAAACTCTTTGAGCGTTACGATTGGTTTTCTGCTCCAGTTATCGACCAAGAAGGTCGACTACTCGGTCGTATTACCGTTGATGATGTTGTTGATATTATTCGTGAAGAAGCCGAACATTCCATGATGAGTATGGCGGGTCTAGATGACGAAGCTGATACTTTCGCCCCGGTACTAAAAAGTACGCAACGTCGCTCTATTTGGTTAGGCGTAAATTTAATTACTGCGCTTATGGCTGTTGCCGTTTCGAGTATGTTTGAAGGTATTTTAAACCAATTAGCCATTTTAGCTGTGCTTAACTCGCTTGTGCCTAGTATGGGGGGTGTTGCGGGTAATCAAACGTTAACACTTGTTATTCGTGGTATGGCGTTAGGGCATGTTGGTGAAAGTAACTCACGCATTTTATTATACAAAGAACTAGCCATCGGTTTTTTTAATGGTTTAATTTGGGCGGTGTTAATTGCCTCTGTGGTCGCTATATGGCAACAAAACCTCATGTTAGGTGCCATTATCGCTTTTGCGATGTTAATGAATATGACCGCAGCCGGTATTGCTGGTGTTACTGTGCCATTAATGCTGAAAAAGATGAATATTGATCCCGCATTAGCCGGTAGTGTTATTTTAACTACAGTTACCGACGTTGTTGGTATCTTTGCCTTTTTAGGCACAGCAACATTAATGTTAGGGTAACAAAAAAGCTGACAGTTTTAAGCTGTCAGCTTTCAGTAAATACAAAAGATAGTTGTAAGTTTAAAGCTGTAAGCGATAGGCGAGATAAACTCTCTTTTTACTGACAGCTAATAACTTGAAACTCGTCCGTTTAACTTCCTGCCACTTGCATTTCATTAATAATAATAGAACCTGTGCGAATACTACCACGCATATCGGTATCGTTACCTATAGCGACAATACCAGAGAACATATCCTGTAATTTTCCGGCAATGGTAATTTCATCAACTGGATAAGCGATTTCACCATTTTCAACCCAAAAGCCTGCTGCACCTCGCGAATAATCGCCAGTAACCACATTAACACCTTGCCCCATCAGTTCAGTTACTAACAAGCCTGTGCCTAGCGTTTTTAACATCGCATCAAAATCACCGCCTTTACCTTCACCTTGCATGCCGAGATTCCAGTTATGAATACCACCTGCATGCCCAGTCGTTGTCAGCCCCATTTTACGTGCCGAATAACTGGTTAAAAGGTAGGTAGCTAAGTTGCCATCAGTAATTATTTCACGATCAACAGTAGCTACGCCTTCGGCATCAAACGCTCCACTTGCTAAGGCTTTTTTCAAATGCGGACGTTCACTAATACTTAAAAATTCAGGAAATACTTGCTTACCAATGGAATCCATCAAAAATGAAGATTTTCGATACAAGTTACCACCACTAATAGCAGCAATAAAATGTCCAAACAGCGTATTGGCGATATCAGCACGAAACATAACAGGGACTTTAGCCGTGGCTAATTTACGTGCACCTAATCTTGATAACGCTTCAATAGAAGCTTGTTGACCGATTTTAGCGGCACTTTCCATCGCATTAAATTCACGACTCACGGTATAAGCGTAATCGCGCTGCATGTCATCACCTTCATTGGCGATCATCACACAACTTAAACTGTGACGGGTACTTGGATAACCTACGATCTGCCCATGGCTATTACCGTAAACTTTAAAACCTTCAAAACTTGCTAATGTCGCGCCATCTGAATTAGTAATGCGTTTATCATAAGCCAGCGCTGTATCTTCACACTCTTTCGCTAAGCTAATCGCCTGCTCTGTGGTTAATTTATGAGGATGATATAAGTCTAAATCTTGCGGATCCATTGCAAGTAGCTCTTTATCAGCCATACCTGAGCATTCATCAACAGAGGTATACTTAGCAATATTCACAGCAGCTTCAATCGCTTGTTTTAAAGCTTGTTCAGACAAATCGGCTGTTGATGCACTACCTTTACGCCCTGCTTTGTAAACTGTAATACCCAGTCCACCATCATTAGTGAACTCAACGTTTTCAACTTCTCCTAAACGAGTACTAACACTTAGCCCTTGCTGGCGGCTCATTGCGACTTCAGCACCATCGGCTCCAAGTGATTTAGCCATAGACATGGCATCATTTACACGTTTTTTAACATGCTCTATTTGCATTTGGATACTATCAGAATCGCTCATAGTTAAATTATTTCTCATATTTTTTGATACAATTTACAGGAATGTTTTTTGCTGCTACTGCTTTGTTGTATACTATAGGTAATTATCACTTTAATACTTAACATTATGCCCCACTCTGCCAACGATATCGATGAATTAGAAGAAGAATTACTGAGTAAATCGGAAATAAAACGCGAAATGCATCGACTGCAAGATTTTGGCCTTGTCATCGTCAAAATGTCGAAACATCAACGCAGTAAATTACCGTTAACGGATGATTTAAAAGCCGCAATGTTATTGGCCGATAAAATAACCAATAAACATGAAGCCTTACGTCGTCATGTGCGTCATATAGCTAAAATATTAGCTGAGACGGATCTTGAGCCCATTAAGCAGGCGATGGATGTTATGGCTAATAAACATCAGCAAGAGTCTGTGAAGTTTGAAAAACTCGAAAAAATGCGTGATGATCTAATAGCCGAAGGCAATGAGCCCATTGAGGCTTTATTAGCAGAATATGACAATATGGAAAGACAAAAGCTTAGACAACTCGTACGTCAGGCGAAAAAAGAGCACAGCGCAGAAAAAGTAGGTAAACATAATCGTGATTTATTTGCTTACCTGAAAGCGCATGTAGTTTTTTAAATAAATATTGAAAATCTGCTAAAAAAAGACGCCTTAATTTATCATGAATTAAGGCGTTTTTGTTTTTCAGATCCTGACATTATAAAATCGTATACTTACTAAATACTTTATAAAGTTCAGTACCTTGATTCACACTCGCTGATGCAAAATGCAGAATAGGAATAACACTGTGATCAAAATTGATATAATGCAATGGATCGCCGTCACCATAATTGTCCATTCGAAGAATACGCGCTAAAGGTTCGCCTGCAGGAAGCGGTTGCCCGAACTCAGCAAGGTAATCCACCATGCCACCCATGGGCGAATAAAGTGCTTTGTAATCTTTTAATAAGCAACTATATCTTGTCATCGTTTTTGGCTGATACTGCTGACTATTAATCGCCCCTTGGTATTGTAAATAACTTAAAATACCTAAAGCGTCTTCATGGGCAACATCTAAATCAATTTGCTCTTGTGAACCCAACTCTACAGTAAAGCTTTCTTTGATAACCGCATTCTCACCTTGATTTTCATCGGTTTTGGTTATTGGAAAGTCTCGGCCTAATTCTGCAAATTTTAGCTGTAAATACCACCAAGGACAAAAAGTCGCTTCATCAAGTGCGCCATCAAAGCCATTAGGAATAAATAACACGTGTGGAATATCAAAATATTCAGCACTTGGTCGAGCATAGTCTGGACAATACAAATGTTTACTCGAAATTGGCCCCGTATGCAGATCTAACACAAGGTCGGCCTCCAGTGCGAGCAATTGCAACTGATAGGCAATTCGTTGACCTGTAGTAATACCATAAACATTGTGATTGAGTTTTTGCGATAATTGCTTAACCATTAATGCTTGAAATGCCTGTGCTATTTCGGCATTAGACTGGTTTAAATGTGCCTTAGCAAACGGTTCGATAATACTTTCATCGAAATGATACATACGATTCCAGTTCTCACCGGTAATAGGATCAAATCGACCTAAGGTATATTCACCATTTTTATGATTACAGCCTACAGGATTCGCATAAGGTACTAAGGTGATACTGCCATTTAATTCAATATGTTTTAATTGTTCCAACAATTGAAAAATAACCGCGTTACCCTGCACTTCTGCGCCATGCATATTTGCTTGAATATACACATTAGGCCCCTGACCATTACCTTTAATACGATAAACTGGCACAGTAAGTGTTGC
The Colwellia sp. Arc7-D genome window above contains:
- the mgtE gene encoding magnesium transporter; translated protein: MPEVSEQEYSHQRLQQVNDALDSGMFVYVRKLLQDMPAYDLALLLESSPTKSRMALWQLIDADHHGDVLEELNEEVRKGILKNINPEKLAAVAEGMDVDDLAEVFRTLPDSVYQEVLNAMDWQDRSRVEAALSFEEDTAGGIMNTDTISIRPDVTVDVVLRYLRLRGELPEATDSFYVVDREDHFIGAVSLSSIVTAKAETIISSLIDKDIQAITADMNEKDVAKLFERYDWFSAPVIDQEGRLLGRITVDDVVDIIREEAEHSMMSMAGLDDEADTFAPVLKSTQRRSIWLGVNLITALMAVAVSSMFEGILNQLAILAVLNSLVPSMGGVAGNQTLTLVIRGMALGHVGESNSRILLYKELAIGFFNGLIWAVLIASVVAIWQQNLMLGAIIAFAMLMNMTAAGIAGVTVPLMLKKMNIDPALAGSVILTTVTDVVGIFAFLGTATLMLG
- the pmbA gene encoding metalloprotease PmbA, whose amino-acid sequence is MQIEHVKKRVNDAMSMAKSLGADGAEVAMSRQQGLSVSTRLGEVENVEFTNDGGLGITVYKAGRKGSASTADLSEQALKQAIEAAVNIAKYTSVDECSGMADKELLAMDPQDLDLYHPHKLTTEQAISLAKECEDTALAYDKRITNSDGATLASFEGFKVYGNSHGQIVGYPSTRHSLSCVMIANEGDDMQRDYAYTVSREFNAMESAAKIGQQASIEALSRLGARKLATAKVPVMFRADIANTLFGHFIAAISGGNLYRKSSFLMDSIGKQVFPEFLSISERPHLKKALASGAFDAEGVATVDREIITDGNLATYLLTSYSARKMGLTTTGHAGGIHNWNLGMQGEGKGGDFDAMLKTLGTGLLVTELMGQGVNVVTGDYSRGAAGFWVENGEIAYPVDEITIAGKLQDMFSGIVAIGNDTDMRGSIRTGSIIINEMQVAGS
- the yjgA gene encoding ribosome biogenesis factor YjgA codes for the protein MPHSANDIDELEEELLSKSEIKREMHRLQDFGLVIVKMSKHQRSKLPLTDDLKAAMLLADKITNKHEALRRHVRHIAKILAETDLEPIKQAMDVMANKHQQESVKFEKLEKMRDDLIAEGNEPIEALLAEYDNMERQKLRQLVRQAKKEHSAEKVGKHNRDLFAYLKAHVVF
- a CDS encoding succinylglutamate desuccinylase/aspartoacylase family protein, translated to MNLISKEVMHVGEMASGATLTVPVYRIKGNGQGPNVYIQANMHGAEVQGNAVIFQLLEQLKHIELNGSITLVPYANPVGCNHKNGEYTLGRFDPITGENWNRMYHFDESIIEPFAKAHLNQSNAEIAQAFQALMVKQLSQKLNHNVYGITTGQRIAYQLQLLALEADLVLDLHTGPISSKHLYCPDYARPSAEYFDIPHVLFIPNGFDGALDEATFCPWWYLQLKFAELGRDFPITKTDENQGENAVIKESFTVELGSQEQIDLDVAHEDALGILSYLQYQGAINSQQYQPKTMTRYSCLLKDYKALYSPMGGMVDYLAEFGQPLPAGEPLARILRMDNYGDGDPLHYINFDHSVIPILHFASASVNQGTELYKVFSKYTIL